Proteins from one Mesorhizobium sp. M9A.F.Ca.ET.002.03.1.2 genomic window:
- a CDS encoding indolepyruvate ferredoxin oxidoreductase subunit alpha — translation MAERSFAKEVEKLRLGAGEEFSGEGILAITKALLQCGVGYVGGYQGAPISHLMDVLADAQDILGELGVHFEASASEATATAMLAASVHYPIRGAATFKSTVGTNVASDALANLASGGVTGGALIIVGEDYGEGSSIMQERSHAFAMKSQVWLLDPRPNLPSIVKAVEDGFELSEVSNTPVMLQVRIRCCHVHGRFIAKDNKRPAMTVADALDAPRRDTGRIVLPPASFLHEKEKVQKRWPAAVDFIRTNKINEFFGPEHGSVGIVMQGGMYNAVIRALQRLGLADTYGVTDVPLYVLNAVYPLVDDEFLSFCEGKDAVLVVEEGQPNYIEQAFAAMLHKAGRGTKLVGKEHLPMAGEYTGQVMLDGIGSFLRATIPHLLPSEVRAPNKIGDGLDTADLINVVPGRPPGFCVGCPERPIFAATKLVEQELGKHHIASDIGCHLFSIMPPFELGATTMGYGLGPASASAFNSPDARRRSISFVGDGGFWHNGLTSSIGNAVFNKNDGVIVIVDNFYSAATGGQDILSSRAGNKTKSTKHPITEAVKGMGVKWLRHIDRTYDVGKMQETLREALTTDEKGPKVIVASSECMLNRQRRERPLVDKAIKGGARIVKPKFGVDEDICTGDHACMRLSGCPSLSVKSLDDPLRDDPVAHIDQNCVGCGNCGEVADAAVLCPSFYRADVVHNPTRWDRFLEAARRATIGLLQRRRESRRLMFADA, via the coding sequence ATGGCCGAACGATCTTTTGCCAAGGAAGTCGAGAAGCTCAGGCTCGGCGCCGGCGAGGAGTTTTCCGGCGAAGGCATTCTCGCCATCACCAAGGCGCTGCTGCAATGCGGCGTCGGCTATGTCGGCGGCTATCAGGGCGCGCCGATCAGCCATCTGATGGACGTGCTGGCCGACGCCCAGGACATTCTGGGCGAGCTCGGCGTGCATTTCGAGGCGAGCGCTTCCGAAGCGACCGCCACCGCCATGCTGGCGGCTTCGGTGCACTATCCGATCCGCGGTGCGGCGACCTTCAAGTCGACGGTCGGCACCAATGTCGCGTCGGACGCGCTGGCCAATCTCGCTTCCGGCGGCGTCACCGGCGGCGCGCTGATCATTGTCGGCGAGGATTATGGCGAGGGCTCCTCGATCATGCAGGAGCGCAGCCACGCCTTCGCCATGAAGAGCCAGGTCTGGCTGCTCGATCCGCGGCCGAACCTGCCGTCGATCGTCAAGGCGGTGGAGGACGGCTTCGAGCTGTCGGAGGTCTCGAACACGCCGGTCATGCTGCAGGTCCGCATCCGCTGCTGCCACGTCCATGGCCGTTTCATCGCCAAGGACAACAAGCGACCGGCGATGACGGTGGCCGATGCGCTCGATGCGCCGCGCCGCGACACCGGCCGCATCGTGCTGCCGCCCGCCTCGTTCCTGCATGAGAAGGAGAAGGTGCAGAAACGCTGGCCGGCGGCGGTCGATTTCATCCGCACCAACAAGATCAACGAGTTCTTCGGGCCGGAGCACGGTTCGGTCGGCATCGTCATGCAGGGCGGCATGTACAATGCGGTCATCCGGGCGCTGCAGCGCCTCGGCCTTGCCGACACCTATGGTGTGACAGACGTGCCGCTCTATGTGCTCAATGCCGTCTATCCGCTGGTCGATGACGAGTTCCTGTCCTTCTGCGAAGGCAAGGACGCCGTGCTCGTCGTCGAGGAAGGCCAGCCCAACTATATCGAGCAGGCGTTTGCCGCGATGCTGCACAAGGCCGGGCGCGGCACGAAGCTGGTCGGCAAGGAACATCTGCCGATGGCCGGCGAATACACCGGCCAGGTCATGCTCGACGGCATCGGATCTTTCCTGCGCGCCACCATCCCCCATCTGCTGCCAAGCGAGGTCCGCGCCCCGAACAAGATCGGCGACGGGCTCGATACCGCCGACCTGATCAATGTCGTTCCGGGCCGTCCGCCCGGCTTCTGCGTCGGTTGCCCCGAGCGGCCGATCTTCGCCGCCACCAAGCTGGTCGAGCAGGAGCTCGGCAAGCATCACATCGCCTCCGACATCGGCTGCCATCTGTTCTCGATCATGCCGCCCTTCGAGCTTGGCGCCACCACCATGGGCTACGGGCTGGGGCCGGCTTCCGCCTCGGCCTTCAATTCGCCCGACGCCAGGCGCCGCTCGATCTCCTTCGTCGGCGACGGCGGCTTCTGGCACAACGGCCTGACCTCGTCGATCGGCAATGCCGTGTTCAACAAGAATGACGGCGTCATCGTCATCGTCGACAACTTTTACTCGGCCGCCACCGGCGGTCAGGACATTCTGTCGTCCCGCGCCGGCAACAAGACGAAATCGACGAAGCACCCGATCACCGAGGCGGTGAAGGGCATGGGCGTCAAATGGCTGCGCCATATCGACCGCACCTATGATGTCGGCAAGATGCAGGAGACCCTGCGCGAAGCGCTGACGACCGACGAGAAAGGCCCGAAGGTCATCGTCGCCTCGTCCGAATGCATGCTCAACCGGCAGCGGCGCGAAAGGCCGTTGGTCGACAAGGCGATCAAAGGCGGAGCGAGGATCGTCAAGCCCAAATTCGGCGTCGATGAGGACATCTGCACCGGCGACCATGCCTGCATGCGGCTGTCCGGCTGCCCGTCGCTGTCGGTGAAGTCGCTCGACGATCCGCTGCGCGACGATCCGGTGGCGCATATCGACCAGAACTGCGTCGGCTGCGGCAATTGCGGCGAGGTTGCCGATGCGGCGGTGCTGTGCCCGTCCTTCTACCGCGCCGACGTGGTGCACAATCCCACCCGCTGGGACCGTTTCCTGGAAGCTGCCCGTCGCGCCACGATCGGCCTGTTGCAGCGGCGCCGCGAAAGCCGGCGCCTGATGTTCGCCGATGCTTGA
- a CDS encoding indolepyruvate oxidoreductase subunit beta family protein gives MLDAVPSSRSKAGAPDDERVIKLAVLAVGGQGGGVLADWITDVAERNGYVAQSTSVAGVAQRTGATIYYVEMARDTGRLPVFALSPSQGDVDILIAAELMEAGRAIIRGFVTPERTTLIASSHRIAAVSEKIEPGDGRAASSKVHATAEAAAKRFIAFDMEKIAADNGSMISASLLGALAGSDALPFTRESYEQAVSAGGRGVKASLAAFGASYDRARDITSAPAPGDKTAEPGVAETGSGAAAKVSGPESLLRGWQDLAARVDALPLPARDMALRGLKKVVDYQDIAYGGEYLDRLDRAVALDSADHGYALSISAAKHLANAMCYDDMIRVADLKTRSTRDQRVRREVGVKDGTVLQVTEYFHPRIEEFCGTLPAGLGSYIEARPKLAAFLDRRINRGRRIRTDSFVGFAALWFIGGLRRWRRRLLRHRVETAHLDRWYALALGHAGEDYALGTEILNCRRLIKGYSDTHARAQSKFDRVLSALDLVKGRDDAADWIRRLREAALKDEKGDMLDGALKTVASLGNGPAPPT, from the coding sequence ATGCTTGACGCCGTCCCCTCATCGCGCTCGAAAGCCGGCGCTCCTGATGACGAGCGCGTCATCAAGCTTGCGGTGCTGGCGGTCGGCGGCCAGGGCGGCGGCGTGCTGGCGGACTGGATCACCGATGTCGCCGAGCGCAACGGTTACGTCGCGCAATCGACCTCGGTCGCCGGCGTCGCCCAGCGCACCGGCGCCACCATCTATTATGTCGAGATGGCCAGAGACACCGGCCGCCTGCCGGTCTTCGCCCTGTCGCCGTCGCAGGGCGACGTCGACATATTGATCGCCGCCGAACTGATGGAGGCCGGCCGCGCCATCATCCGCGGCTTCGTCACGCCCGAGCGCACGACGCTGATCGCCTCGTCGCACCGCATCGCCGCCGTGTCGGAGAAGATCGAACCCGGCGATGGCAGGGCCGCGTCGTCAAAAGTGCATGCCACGGCTGAAGCGGCGGCCAAGCGCTTCATCGCCTTCGACATGGAAAAGATCGCCGCCGACAACGGCTCGATGATCTCGGCCAGCCTGCTCGGCGCGCTGGCGGGGTCCGACGCGCTGCCGTTCACCCGCGAGAGCTACGAGCAGGCGGTCAGTGCCGGCGGCCGCGGCGTCAAGGCCAGCCTTGCTGCCTTCGGCGCGTCCTATGATCGCGCGCGCGACATCACGAGTGCGCCGGCTCCGGGCGACAAGACCGCAGAGCCTGGAGTTGCCGAAACCGGCTCGGGAGCGGCGGCAAAAGTGAGCGGACCAGAAAGCCTGCTGAGGGGCTGGCAGGACCTTGCGGCCCGCGTCGATGCGCTGCCGCTTCCCGCGCGCGACATGGCGCTTCGCGGCCTGAAAAAAGTCGTCGACTATCAGGACATCGCCTATGGCGGCGAGTATCTCGACCGGCTCGACCGGGCCGTCGCGCTGGACAGCGCCGACCATGGCTACGCGCTGTCGATATCAGCGGCAAAGCATCTGGCCAACGCCATGTGCTACGATGACATGATCCGCGTCGCCGACCTCAAGACGCGTTCGACCCGCGACCAACGCGTGCGCCGCGAGGTCGGCGTCAAGGACGGAACGGTCCTCCAGGTGACCGAATATTTCCATCCGCGCATCGAGGAATTCTGCGGCACGCTGCCGGCCGGGCTGGGCAGCTACATCGAGGCGCGGCCGAAGCTTGCCGCCTTTCTCGACCGCCGCATCAATCGCGGCCGCCGCATCCGCACCGACAGCTTTGTCGGCTTTGCCGCGCTCTGGTTCATCGGCGGCCTGCGCCGCTGGCGCCGCCGCCTGTTGCGCCACAGGGTCGAGACCGCACATCTCGATCGCTGGTATGCGCTGGCGCTCGGCCATGCCGGGGAAGACTACGCGCTTGGCACGGAGATCCTCAACTGCCGCCGGCTGATCAAGGGCTACAGCGACACCCACGCCCGCGCGCAATCCAAGTTCGATCGCGTGCTGTCGGCGCTCGACCTGGTCAAGGGCCGCGACGACGCCGCCGACTGGATCCGGCGCCTGCGCGAAGCAGCACTCAAGGACGAAAAGGGCGACATGCTCGACGGCGCGCTGAAGACGGTGGCGTCGCTGGGCAATGGACCCGCTCCACCCACATGA
- a CDS encoding pyridoxamine 5'-phosphate oxidase family protein, with protein sequence MDEELKKKILTLLDQHRIMTIATLRPDGWPQATTVGYVNEGLALYFLCGLDSQKAANLARDDRVSVTIDHDTSDLMAITGLSMAAHAKAVADPAEAAKVLRMLPLKYPEQVAPLPVPMPTPEDVHIFRVTPTVISVLDYSKGFGHTDLVTC encoded by the coding sequence ATGGACGAAGAGCTCAAAAAGAAGATCCTGACGCTGCTGGACCAACACCGGATCATGACGATCGCCACGCTAAGGCCGGATGGCTGGCCGCAGGCGACGACCGTCGGTTACGTGAACGAAGGCCTCGCCCTCTACTTCCTCTGCGGCCTGGACAGCCAAAAGGCGGCGAATCTGGCGCGCGATGATCGGGTGTCGGTGACGATCGATCACGACACTTCGGATTTGATGGCGATTACCGGCCTGTCCATGGCGGCGCACGCGAAAGCGGTGGCTGATCCAGCCGAAGCGGCTAAGGTCTTGCGTATGCTTCCGCTGAAGTATCCCGAGCAGGTCGCGCCGCTGCCAGTGCCGATGCCGACCCCGGAGGATGTCCACATATTCCGCGTCACTCCGACGGTCATCTCGGTGCTCGACTACTCCAAGGGCTTCGGCCACACAGACCTTGTCACTTGCTAA
- a CDS encoding DUF2380 domain-containing protein — MFRVQCAEVRFRLFECGQFLLTLVGAGVLASAAFADVAEPTTLAVADFEFKDTSGEVRDQTAEHEARLKAFGVALHDALSEKIDLVALPCQAEQCTIKDPGLVDLSKQARTARAKYLLIGQMHKMSTLVGWVKFAVLDLNGNKPVCDRYLTYRGDTDEAWRRAAEFTARDIEKHCIP, encoded by the coding sequence ATGTTCAGGGTGCAATGCGCGGAAGTACGATTTCGACTTTTTGAGTGCGGACAATTTCTCCTGACCCTGGTCGGCGCTGGCGTGCTTGCGTCGGCCGCTTTTGCCGACGTCGCCGAACCAACAACCCTCGCTGTGGCGGATTTCGAGTTCAAGGATACATCCGGCGAGGTCAGGGACCAGACCGCCGAGCACGAAGCGCGGCTGAAGGCATTTGGCGTTGCCTTGCACGATGCTCTTTCGGAGAAGATCGACCTCGTCGCGTTACCTTGTCAGGCAGAACAGTGCACCATCAAGGACCCCGGCCTTGTCGATCTCTCGAAGCAGGCAAGAACAGCCCGCGCGAAATATCTCCTGATCGGTCAGATGCACAAAATGAGCACGCTGGTTGGCTGGGTGAAGTTTGCAGTGCTGGATTTGAACGGCAACAAACCTGTCTGCGATCGATACCTGACTTACCGGGGGGATACCGACGAAGCGTGGCGACGAGCCGCAGAGTTCACGGCGCGCGACATCGAGAAGCACTGCATTCCGTAG
- a CDS encoding globin family protein, whose amino-acid sequence MTPDQIRLVQDSFREIVPIRVAAAALFYERLFAIDADLRALFPVTDMTKQGAKLMASLGFVVHGLDRADTILPTVRVLARRHVTYGVKEHHYPIVGQALIETLAAGLGTAFTPPVREAWEAAYGLLASVMIMAAREDQLAA is encoded by the coding sequence ATGACACCCGATCAGATCAGACTTGTCCAGGATAGTTTTCGCGAGATCGTCCCGATACGCGTGGCCGCCGCCGCGCTGTTCTACGAACGCCTGTTCGCGATCGACGCGGATCTTCGCGCGCTGTTTCCGGTGACAGACATGACCAAGCAAGGCGCCAAGCTGATGGCGAGCCTGGGCTTCGTCGTGCACGGACTGGACCGTGCCGACACCATCCTGCCGACGGTGCGCGTGCTCGCCAGGCGCCACGTGACCTATGGCGTCAAGGAGCATCATTATCCGATCGTCGGGCAAGCGCTCATCGAGACTTTGGCGGCCGGCCTCGGCACGGCTTTTACGCCGCCTGTCCGCGAGGCTTGGGAGGCAGCCTACGGGTTGCTCGCGAGTGTGATGATCATGGCTGCCCGCGAGGATCAGCTGGCAGCGTGA
- a CDS encoding cisplatin damage response ATP-dependent DNA ligase produces MNRFAELLDRLVLTPSRNGKLTLLTDYFRSIEDPDRGLALAAITGDLTIAAVKPAMLRTLVMERMDPVLFGYSYDYVGDLAETVSLVWPQKPADSASHEPTLAEVVAKLQAASRSDGPKVLAGLLDSASVSARFAIIKLVTGGLRIGVSARLAKQALADFGKVDIAEIEELWHGLTPPYAGLFAWLEGKAEKPEKTALALFRPVMLSNPVGDGDLEKLDPADYAAEWKWDGIRVQAVSEGGIRRLYSRTGDDVSGAFPDLAEAMDFSGTVDGELLVGDPRQATGTFSDLQQRLNRKSVTAKIQQQYPAFMRCYDVLQIGDEDLRARPFRERRGRLEAFVRTLEPSRFDLSPLVEFEGWQALEELRRKPLHPVIEGVMLKRWDSPYLTGRPKGPWFKWKRDPHTVDAVLMYAQRGHGKRSSFYSDYTFGVWSGPEGSEELVPVGKAYFGFTDEELRQIDKYVRDNTVERFGPVRSVRADRRQGLVLEVAFEGLNRSTRHKSGVAMRFPRISRLRWDKPTTEADRIETLQALLDT; encoded by the coding sequence ATGAACCGCTTCGCCGAACTCCTCGACCGCCTGGTGCTGACGCCGTCGCGCAACGGCAAGTTGACGCTGCTGACCGATTATTTCCGCAGCATCGAGGATCCGGATCGCGGCCTGGCGCTGGCCGCCATCACCGGCGACCTGACCATCGCGGCGGTCAAGCCGGCGATGCTGCGCACGCTGGTCATGGAACGCATGGACCCGGTGCTGTTCGGCTATTCCTACGACTATGTCGGCGACCTCGCCGAAACAGTTTCGCTGGTCTGGCCGCAAAAGCCTGCGGATAGCGCGAGCCACGAGCCGACGCTCGCCGAGGTCGTGGCAAAACTGCAGGCGGCGAGCCGTTCCGACGGGCCGAAAGTGCTGGCCGGGCTGCTCGACAGCGCCAGCGTCTCGGCGCGCTTCGCCATCATAAAGCTGGTCACCGGCGGCCTGCGCATTGGCGTCTCGGCGCGATTGGCCAAGCAGGCGCTGGCCGATTTCGGCAAGGTCGACATCGCCGAGATCGAAGAGCTCTGGCACGGGCTGACGCCGCCCTATGCCGGACTGTTCGCCTGGCTGGAAGGCAAGGCGGAAAAACCCGAAAAGACGGCGCTGGCGCTGTTTCGGCCAGTGATGCTGTCGAACCCGGTCGGTGACGGCGATCTCGAAAAGCTCGACCCGGCCGACTATGCGGCCGAGTGGAAATGGGACGGCATCCGCGTCCAGGCCGTATCGGAAGGCGGCATTCGCCGGCTCTATTCGCGCACCGGCGACGATGTTTCCGGCGCCTTTCCGGACCTTGCCGAGGCGATGGATTTTTCCGGCACCGTCGATGGCGAGCTTCTGGTCGGCGATCCCCGGCAGGCGACGGGCACCTTCTCGGACCTGCAGCAGCGACTGAACCGCAAGAGCGTGACAGCGAAGATACAGCAGCAGTACCCGGCGTTCATGCGCTGCTACGACGTGCTTCAGATCGGCGACGAGGATCTGCGGGCGCGCCCTTTCCGCGAGCGGCGTGGCCGGCTCGAGGCCTTCGTCAGGACGCTCGAACCGAGCCGGTTCGACCTGTCGCCGCTGGTGGAATTCGAGGGCTGGCAAGCGCTGGAGGAATTGCGCCGCAAGCCGCTGCATCCGGTCATCGAAGGCGTCATGTTGAAGCGCTGGGATTCGCCCTATCTCACCGGCCGGCCGAAAGGCCCGTGGTTCAAATGGAAGCGCGATCCGCACACGGTCGACGCCGTGCTGATGTATGCCCAGCGCGGCCACGGCAAGCGTTCGAGTTTTTATTCCGACTACACGTTCGGCGTCTGGTCCGGCCCGGAAGGATCGGAGGAACTGGTGCCGGTGGGCAAAGCCTATTTCGGCTTCACCGACGAGGAACTGAGGCAGATCGACAAATATGTCCGCGACAACACGGTCGAGCGTTTCGGCCCGGTCCGCTCGGTGCGGGCCGACCGCAGACAAGGCCTCGTGCTGGAGGTGGCGTTCGAGGGCCTCAACCGCTCGACACGGCACAAGTCCGGCGTCGCCATGCGCTTTCCGCGCATTTCACGGCTGCGCTGGGACAAGCCGACGACTGAGGCCGACCGCATCGAGACGCTGCAGGCGCTGCTCGACACTTGA
- a CDS encoding ligase-associated DNA damage response exonuclease: MRASDLLHPRPEGLYCPPGDFFIDPVRPVNRALITHGHSDHARSGHRSVLATRQTLDIMELRHGEGYAEATQAAALGETIAVNGVGVTFHPAGHVLGSAQIAVEHQGTRIVASGDYKRQRDATCEPFEPVKCDVFITEATFGLPVFRHPPDAEEIARLLKSTAQFPERAHLVGAYALGKAQRVMRLLRDAGHDRPIYIHGALARLSDYYQGQGIDLGTLEPATVESGGKDDFSGAIVIGPPSAFADRWARRFPDPISCFASGWMRIRQRAKQGGVELPLIISDHADWDELTATIKETGAGEIWVTHGREEALVRWCELEGITARPLHLVGYEDEGD, from the coding sequence ATGCGCGCCAGCGACCTGCTTCATCCCCGGCCCGAGGGCCTTTATTGCCCACCCGGCGACTTCTTCATCGATCCGGTGCGGCCGGTCAACCGGGCACTGATCACGCATGGGCATTCCGACCATGCCCGTTCCGGCCATCGCTCCGTGCTGGCGACGAGGCAGACGCTTGACATCATGGAGCTGCGCCATGGCGAGGGTTATGCCGAGGCGACGCAGGCGGCAGCACTCGGCGAGACGATTGCCGTGAACGGCGTCGGCGTCACCTTCCATCCGGCCGGCCATGTGCTCGGCTCGGCGCAGATCGCGGTCGAGCATCAGGGCACGCGCATCGTCGCGTCGGGCGACTACAAGCGCCAGAGGGATGCGACGTGCGAGCCGTTCGAGCCGGTCAAATGCGACGTGTTCATCACCGAAGCGACCTTCGGCCTGCCGGTGTTCCGTCATCCACCCGATGCCGAAGAGATCGCGCGCCTGCTGAAATCGACCGCGCAGTTTCCCGAACGCGCGCATCTGGTCGGCGCCTATGCGCTCGGCAAGGCGCAGCGCGTCATGCGCTTGCTGCGCGATGCCGGCCACGACAGGCCGATCTACATACACGGCGCGCTGGCCAGGCTCAGTGACTACTATCAGGGCCAGGGCATCGACCTCGGGACGCTGGAGCCGGCGACCGTCGAAAGCGGCGGCAAGGACGATTTCTCCGGGGCCATCGTCATCGGCCCGCCCTCGGCCTTCGCCGACCGCTGGGCGCGGCGCTTTCCCGATCCGATCTCCTGCTTCGCCTCCGGCTGGATGCGCATCCGCCAGCGCGCCAAGCAGGGCGGCGTCGAATTGCCGCTGATCATTTCCGACCACGCCGACTGGGACGAGCTGACCGCCACGATCAAGGAGACCGGTGCCGGGGAGATCTGGGTGACGCATGGCCGCGAGGAAGCCCTGGTGCGCTGGTGCGAACTCGAAGGCATCACCGCCAGGCCACTGCATCTCGTCGGCTACGAGGACGAGGGCGATTGA
- a CDS encoding glyoxylate/hydroxypyruvate reductase A, protein MEKGRILLALTGFHPQRWRELLSAEREVVLEPDGASDPSITYAVVWKQRPNLLSALPNLRAVFSIGAGVDHIFADPTLPDVPIVKVVADNLTQYMTEYVVWRVLDHHRQGMLYRSQQKKKIWHEPPQRPASDISVGIMGLGTLGRAAASVLLSLGFPVNGWSRSDRSMKGVSTYSGEAGLIPFLNATDILVVLLPLTPQTQGIVNYGVLKELRKRNGLGGSVLINAGRGRLQKDADIVRALEDGTLKEASLDVFEVEPLPKTSPLWSHPKVFVTPHAAATSDPVHLAPIMLRQMAAFERGEKLENVVDRDAGY, encoded by the coding sequence ATGGAAAAAGGCCGTATCCTGCTTGCCCTCACCGGCTTTCATCCGCAGCGCTGGCGCGAATTGCTGTCGGCGGAACGCGAGGTGGTGCTCGAGCCGGACGGCGCCAGCGATCCTTCGATCACCTATGCGGTGGTCTGGAAGCAGCGGCCGAACCTGCTGTCGGCGCTGCCCAATCTGCGTGCCGTGTTTTCGATCGGCGCCGGCGTCGACCACATCTTCGCCGATCCCACCTTGCCCGACGTGCCGATCGTCAAGGTCGTGGCCGACAACCTTACCCAGTACATGACCGAATATGTCGTCTGGCGGGTGCTCGATCATCATCGCCAGGGCATGCTCTACCGATCGCAGCAGAAAAAGAAGATCTGGCACGAGCCGCCGCAACGGCCGGCCAGCGACATCTCCGTCGGCATCATGGGGCTCGGCACGCTCGGCCGCGCTGCGGCGTCGGTGCTTTTGTCGCTCGGCTTTCCGGTCAATGGCTGGTCGCGCAGCGACCGGTCGATGAAGGGCGTTTCGACCTATTCGGGCGAGGCAGGGCTGATCCCCTTCCTCAACGCCACCGACATTCTGGTGGTGCTTTTGCCGCTCACGCCGCAGACGCAAGGCATCGTCAATTACGGCGTGCTGAAGGAGCTGAGGAAACGCAACGGCCTCGGCGGTTCGGTGCTGATCAATGCTGGGCGCGGCCGCCTGCAGAAGGATGCCGACATCGTGCGCGCGCTGGAGGATGGCACGCTGAAGGAAGCGAGCCTCGACGTATTCGAGGTCGAACCGCTGCCGAAGACCAGCCCGCTATGGAGCCACCCGAAGGTGTTCGTGACGCCGCATGCGGCGGCGACCTCCGATCCCGTGCATCTGGCGCCGATCATGCTGCGCCAGATGGCCGCCTTCGAGCGCGGCGAGAAGCTCGAGAACGTCGTCGATCGCGACGCGGGGTATTAG
- a CDS encoding ABC transporter ATP-binding protein translates to MSEAPLLSVRDLSVAFAQEGRQSMAVDHISFDIAKGETVALVGESGSGKSVTALSVLKLLPYPAASHPSGKILFQGADLLATDEKELRRVRGNKITMIFQEPMTSLNPLHTVEQQIVEVLTLHQGLGDRQAKARTLELLNEVGIREPEKRLDAYPHQLSGGQRQRVMIAMALANEPELLIADEPTTALDVTVQAQILELLAELKSRKGMSMLFITHDLGIVRKITDRVCVMTKGKIVETGPTKDIFANPQHTYTRHLLAAEPKGKPPAANHAAKPVMTGQDIKVWFPIKKGFFRRTVDNVKAVDGIDVTVRAGQTLGVVGESGSGKTTLGLALARMISSTGTIHFNGRDINELTFNAMRPLRRELQIVFQDPFGSLSPRMSVSEIVEEGLRIHEPKLSPDQRDKRIVDVLGEVGLDPATRNRYPHEFSGGQRQRIAIARAMVLNPRFVMLDEPTSALDMSVQAQVVDLLRSLQAKHDLAYLFISHDLKVIRALANDVIVMRNGKIVEAGPSEQIFERPQTDYTKALISAAFRIETAPVGIVSE, encoded by the coding sequence ATGAGCGAAGCCCCCCTCCTTTCCGTCCGCGACCTCAGCGTCGCCTTCGCGCAGGAAGGCCGCCAGTCGATGGCCGTCGACCACATCTCGTTCGACATCGCCAAGGGCGAGACGGTGGCGCTGGTCGGCGAATCCGGCTCCGGCAAGTCGGTCACGGCGCTGTCGGTGCTGAAGCTGCTGCCCTATCCGGCCGCCAGCCATCCGTCGGGAAAGATCCTGTTCCAGGGCGCCGACCTGCTCGCCACCGACGAGAAGGAATTGCGCCGCGTGCGCGGCAACAAGATCACCATGATCTTCCAGGAGCCGATGACCTCGCTCAATCCGCTGCACACGGTCGAGCAGCAGATCGTCGAGGTGCTGACGCTGCACCAGGGCCTGGGGGACCGCCAAGCCAAGGCGCGCACCCTGGAGCTGCTCAACGAGGTCGGCATCCGCGAGCCGGAGAAACGGCTCGACGCCTATCCGCATCAGCTTTCCGGCGGCCAGCGCCAGCGCGTCATGATCGCCATGGCGCTGGCCAACGAACCGGAACTGCTGATCGCCGACGAGCCGACGACGGCACTCGACGTCACCGTGCAGGCGCAGATCCTCGAACTGCTCGCGGAGCTGAAGAGCCGCAAGGGCATGTCGATGCTGTTCATCACCCACGATCTCGGCATCGTCAGGAAGATCACCGACCGGGTCTGCGTGATGACGAAGGGCAAGATCGTCGAGACCGGGCCGACGAAAGACATCTTCGCCAACCCGCAGCATACCTATACGCGGCATCTGCTTGCCGCCGAACCGAAGGGCAAGCCGCCGGCGGCCAACCACGCCGCCAAGCCAGTCATGACCGGCCAGGACATCAAGGTCTGGTTTCCGATCAAAAAAGGCTTTTTCCGGCGCACCGTCGACAATGTGAAGGCTGTCGACGGCATCGACGTCACCGTGCGCGCCGGCCAGACGCTCGGCGTCGTCGGCGAATCCGGCTCGGGCAAGACGACGCTTGGCCTGGCACTGGCCAGGATGATCTCGTCGACCGGGACCATTCATTTCAACGGACGCGACATCAACGAGCTGACTTTCAACGCCATGCGGCCGCTGCGACGCGAGCTGCAGATCGTCTTCCAGGATCCGTTCGGGTCCTTGAGCCCGCGCATGTCGGTCTCCGAGATCGTCGAGGAGGGGCTGAGGATCCACGAGCCGAAGCTGTCGCCCGATCAGCGCGACAAGCGCATCGTCGATGTGCTCGGGGAAGTCGGGCTCGATCCCGCCACGCGCAATCGCTATCCGCACGAATTTTCCGGCGGCCAGCGCCAGCGTATCGCCATCGCCCGCGCCATGGTGCTCAACCCGCGCTTCGTCATGCTGGACGAGCCGACCTCGGCGCTCGACATGAGTGTGCAGGCGCAGGTGGTCGACCTTCTGCGCAGCCTGCAAGCCAAGCACGACCTCGCCTATCTGTTCATCAGCCACGACCTGAAGGTCATCCGCGCGCTTGCCAACGACGTCATCGTCATGCGCAATGGCAAGATCGTCGAGGCCGGCCCCTCCGAACAGATTTTCGAGCGACCGCAGACCGACTATACCAAGGCGCTGATCTCGGCCGCGTTCAGGATCGAGACGGCGCCGGTCGGCATCGTCAGCGAGTAA